A genomic region of Macrobrachium nipponense isolate FS-2020 chromosome 40, ASM1510439v2, whole genome shotgun sequence contains the following coding sequences:
- the LOC135211903 gene encoding lachesin-like yields MEDKVILMIIAATLCHLGGSSSEDISVRGAQREDQTECPGDTTATFFEGMTAEQQNNTEVVAQVGGTATIKCYTHFQGDETVTWIKKDEDHLLTAGGQVYSSEARYSVTHERQKKLWALSVRDVRKSDAGLYECQLTTHPPTSLFFTLNVVEARAVIQGGQEVHVHTGVKLKLHCKVELATQPPQYIFWYHNNTMVNFEHSRPLKVVGDEFSSTLIISNLTWEDAGSYTCEAHKAHPANITMHVIGEEKHAALHKDNGVSDEACTLTSTYDDALRTALLVLWATYTYGENFRGFLRLWSLR; encoded by the exons GATCGTCCTCGGAGGACATCAGCGTCAGAGGCGCCCAGCGAGAAGACCAGACGGAATGTCCAGGAGACACCACGGCCACCTTCTTCGAGGGCATGACTGCTGAGCAGCAGAACAACACCGAGGTCGTGGCGCAGGTCGGGGGCACTGCCACCATCAAGTGCTATACCCACTTCCAGGGGGACGAgacg GTAACTTGGATTAAAAAGGACGAGGATCACTTGCTCACTGCTGGCGGACAGGTTTACTCATCAGAGGCCAGATACTCAGTCACACACGAGAGACAGAAAAAG CTGTGGGCTCTGTCAGTTCGGGATGTGCGGAAATCGGACGCTGGATTGTACGAGTGTCAGCTGACCACACATCCGCCAACTTCGCTCTTCTTCACCCTTAATGTCGTAG AAGCCCGAGCCGTCATCCAGGGAGGGCAGGAGGTACACGTCCACACGGGAGTCAAGTTGAAGCTGCACTGCAAGGTGGAATtggccacccagcctccccagtACATCTTCTGGTACCACAACAACACGATGGTCAACTTCGAGCACAGTCGTCCGCTCAAGGTGGTCGGGGACGAGTTCAGCAGCACCCTGATCATCTCCAACCTCACCTGGGAGGATGCTGGGTCATACACCTGCGAAGCTCACAAAGCTCATCCGGCTAATATCACCATGCACGTCATTGGAG AGGAAAAGCACGCAGCACTCCACAAGGACAACGGGGTGAGCGACGAGGCCTGCACCCTCACATCCACCTATGACGACGCCCTCAGAACCGCTCTGCTGGTCCTCTGGGCCACTTACACTTACGGGGAAAATTTTAGGGGGTTCCTGCGACTCTGGAGTCTGCGGTGA